The nucleotide window GCTCGAACTCTCCAGGCCTTCTTCCAAGGGCACCCAACACATCTCTGTGCATGATATCATTCATGAAATTTCCGATGTTTTGAAACTCCAGCCGTTGATGTCGGGCATTCGGCTTGACCTTTCCCTGGGTGCCGACAGGGACGCCGTTGTTGCCGATGCCGACCAACTGCGGCAGGTGTTTTTGAACCTGGCTATCAACGCGGCCGACGCCATAAAATCCACCGGAAAAAGTCAGAATGGACGGATCCGGATAGCGACCAGGACAACGACGGAGAAGGACCTGGACGAGGGCGCTGTGAAGCGCTGGATGGAGATAGCCTTCGATGACAACGGCCCCGGTATCGCGGAAGGGTGTATGAACAATATTTTCGATCCTTTTTTCACGACCAAGGAACCCGGAAAGGGAACCGGCCTCGGCCTCTCGGTGAGTTTTATGATTATCGAGTCATTCGGGGGGACCATAAAAGCCGGAAATCCGGAAGAGGGGGGGGCGCGCGTGTCCATTCGCCTTCCGGTGGATCAATAGGTCGAAAACGATCGTTTTACGTTTAAGGTTTTATGTTTTAAGTCGCCTAAAAGCGGGATGCTATCTGTAAACCTAACCCGGATAAACCGGGAATACGGATAGCTAATATCGAAATGGTAACCAACCATAAGGCCAGAAGCTATCAGGAAAAAGCGATGGATAACGGCGGACATTCTTCCGAGAATAAAAAATTGCTGGTGATCGACGACGAAGAGAATATGCGGCACATGCTGACGGCCATGTTGAAAAAATTCGGCTATGGCGTGGATTCCGCTGAAAACGGGGCTGTGGCTCTGCAAATGGTCGGCGCGCAGGCCTATGATTTCATCCTCTGCGATATCAAGATGCCCGAAATGGACGGGATTGCCTTCTTAAAGGCCGGTCGGGAAATACTCAAGCAGACCACGGTCATCATGATGTCCGCTTACGGAGGTATAGAGACCGCCATCGCTGCCATGAAAAGTGGCGCCTACGACTATATCTCAAAACCGTTCAAGTCCGACGAAGTCTATCTCACCCTGAAGAAGGCCGAGGAGAGGGAGCGGTTGATGCGTGAAAACCGGTTCCTCAAGGAGCGTATACAGAAAATCGAAGAGGGCTACCGCTTCGGAAACATGATAGCCAAAAGCAGTATCATGCGGGAAACCATCGGGATGGCCGAAAAGGTTGCCTGCTACGACACGACCGTGCTGATTACCGGGGAGAGCGGCACCGGCAAAGAACTTGTGGCCAGGGGTATCCATTTGGCCGGCAACCGTTCAGACAGAAACCTGATCACGGTAAACTGCGGCGGTATTCCTGAAAATCTCTTGGAAAGCGAATTCTTCGGATATACCAAAGGCGCGTTTACCGGTGCCGAGAGGAACAAGAAGGGCCTTTTCCAGGAAGCTGACAAAGGGACCATCTTTCTGGATGAAATCGGGGAACTGCCCACTTCGCTGCAGGTAAAGTTGCTAAGGGTCCTTCAGGAAAATGAAATTCGACCCGTTGGTTCGACCAAAATCGCCAAGGTGGATGTCCGGGTAATCGCCGCAACGGCAAAGAACCTGGAGGATGAAGTCAAGGAAGGTGTTTTTCGCGAAGATCTTTTTTATCGTCTCAACGTCATGCCCATCGCCCTGCCGCCGTTGAGGGACCGTGTGGAAGATATTCCTCCCCTGGCCGATCATTTCATCAAACGTTTCAACAAAAGTTTGGGGAAACGTCTGCGGGCGGTTTCGTCCGAGGCCATGAATCGCCTGCTGGCATACCACTGGCCCGGCAACGTGCGCGAGTTGGAGAATATTATCGAAAGAGCCGCGGTTCTTTCCGATGAGGATACCATTTTTCCCGAACACCTGCCGCCTGATTTCGGGAAGCCGGAAAGGTCAATAGTAAACGGTTTGCTGGAGGGCGAGACATCCCTCAAGAAAGCCCAAAAGGTACTGGAAAAGCGGTTGATCATCAGGGCGTTGGAGGCTACCAACGGCAACCGGACCCACGCGGCGCGGATGCTTGAAATCAGCCATCCCTCCCTTCTGAGCAAAATCAAGGCATATGGCATTGCACTGTGAGTCAAGTGAAACAGAGATGAGCTCATATAGTGGTTGCCAGAAAAACGTTCCGCATGGCCTATAGTACGGAATGGACTTATGTGTGCCAATCGGTATAGCTGACAGGTCATAGCGCATGGCACGCTATCAGCTATAAGTTATGGGCTATGCGCTTTTTTCCCCTTTTACGATCATGCAGTCGGCCACCAGCTCCCAGAGGTATTTTACTTCCAGGTGCTGCATATCGTAGTCCGCCTTGATATTGTTGAGCTGCCCATGGCAACTGTGGCAGGGTACCACCAGCATGTCGGCTCCCGTGGCCTTGATTTGTTCCATCTTTTTGCGCCCGTAAAAAATTCTCTCCTCGTTATATCCCGAGGTAAGCGCTCCGCCCCCGCCGCCGCAGCATATCTGGCTGCGCCCGGTGGGATACAGGTCTACCCAATTTTCCAGACACTGGCTCATGATCCAGCGGGGCTCTTCAAAATAGCCGTGGCCGAATTTTTTCTCGGCCTTCCTTCCGTAATTGCACGGGTCATGGTAAGTTGCCAGCCCCTTGAAGCGTGTCTTGTCCAGGACGATGCGTTTTTCCCGAATGTATTGGATCAACAGGTCGAAAACCGTTATGAAGTTGTAGGTTTCCAACGCTTCGGGGAAGTGCTTTTCAAGACCCGACCGGGTCGCGAGATAGGCGTGCCCTCATTCGGGCCACAGCAGGGTATCGATCTCCAGTTTTTCCATGTGGGCAACGATGCGGCCGGCCATGGTTTTAATGGCTTCGTCATCACCCGTGAAATACCCCCAGCTGGTGCCCTCCCAGTTTTCCGAGGGAATTGTCCAGTCCTCCCCGGCAAGATGAAAGATCTTCCACCAGTGCTTAAGATCCTCGGTGTGGGTGTTGACAAGTTTGTTGTGAATGGTGGTCAGGAGACGAGCCCCTTGCTTGTCGATGGGAGCATTGAAATTTTCAAATCCCGGTTCCTCGGCTATTTCTTCGGCGACATCCTCGATGATGAAGATATAGTCTTCTTTCGGCAGGCGCAGGTTGTTGCCGGTTTCCAGCGCCGCTGCCAGGCCCTTGTGAAGAATTCCGGGCACGGCATCACGCTGTCGCAGGGACCTTATCCGCCGGACAACATCGGCAATGTCGATTTCCATGGGGCATACGGTTTCACACTTGCCGCACATGGTGCAGATCCAAGGCCAGCGGGCTGCGACCGCTTCATCCGCGAGACCGAGCGCCACCATTCGGACAAGTTTACGCGGATCGAAACCGTCGATGCCGGAAGCCGGGCAGGAACTGGCGCACAGCCCGCAGGTGATGCAGAAGTCCTGCGAAAAGGGCCAGTCCCGGAAGGCGCTGTGGTCGATTTTGTCCAAGTCGATTATATTCGAGGAATCAGCCATTGGTTTACCCTTTTAAAAACGAACGATACAAATTTTCCAGCGAATCGGCAAAGGCACAGACAATTTCGCCGAATTCGTGCGCCATGTTGGAAGCCAACGTTGCATAGTGCAGGCGTTTCTTGTCGAGGCCGATCTGCTCCATAAGGACCATGGCCCCTTCCGCGCGCCGCCGGGCATGCAAGTTCCCCTTTTCCGCCTGGCAGTTGCCCTGGTGACAGGTGAGCACCATAACGCCGTCCGCCTTTTGCTGGAAGGCCCTCAGGATGTCACCCGTGGCGATCACGCCCGCGCAGGGAACCCGGATGATTCTCAAACCGGCGGGGAGTGGGCGGCCCATA belongs to Deltaproteobacteria bacterium and includes:
- a CDS encoding sigma-54 dependent transcriptional regulator encodes the protein MDNGGHSSENKKLLVIDDEENMRHMLTAMLKKFGYGVDSAENGAVALQMVGAQAYDFILCDIKMPEMDGIAFLKAGREILKQTTVIMMSAYGGIETAIAAMKSGAYDYISKPFKSDEVYLTLKKAEERERLMRENRFLKERIQKIEEGYRFGNMIAKSSIMRETIGMAEKVACYDTTVLITGESGTGKELVARGIHLAGNRSDRNLITVNCGGIPENLLESEFFGYTKGAFTGAERNKKGLFQEADKGTIFLDEIGELPTSLQVKLLRVLQENEIRPVGSTKIAKVDVRVIAATAKNLEDEVKEGVFREDLFYRLNVMPIALPPLRDRVEDIPPLADHFIKRFNKSLGKRLRAVSSEAMNRLLAYHWPGNVRELENIIERAAVLSDEDTIFPEHLPPDFGKPERSIVNGLLEGETSLKKAQKVLEKRLIIRALEATNGNRTHAARMLEISHPSLLSKIKAYGIAL
- a CDS encoding (Fe-S)-binding protein, with the protein product METYNFITVFDLLIQYIREKRIVLDKTRFKGLATYHDPCNYGRKAEKKFGHGYFEEPRWIMSQCLENWVDLYPTGRSQICCGGGGGALTSGYNEERIFYGRKKMEQIKATGADMLVVPCHSCHGQLNNIKADYDMQHLEVKYLWELVADCMIVKGEKSA
- a CDS encoding 4Fe-4S dicluster domain-containing protein codes for the protein MADSSNIIDLDKIDHSAFRDWPFSQDFCITCGLCASSCPASGIDGFDPRKLVRMVALGLADEAVAARWPWICTMCGKCETVCPMEIDIADVVRRIRSLRQRDAVPGILHKGLAAALETGNNLRLPKEDYIFIIEDVAEEIAEEPGFENFNAPIDKQGARLLTTIHNKLVNTHTEDLKHWWKIFHLAGEDWTIPSENWEGTSWGYFTGDDEAIKTMAGRIVAHMEKLEIDTLLWPE